A window of the Lysinibacillus irui genome harbors these coding sequences:
- a CDS encoding sigma-70 family RNA polymerase sigma factor: MDEQALVKRAIAGDEQAFLCLIQNHEQTLYRIAFAYLRNEHDAVEAVQETTYRSLKKIHTLKEVAYFGTWLVRILLNICYDMREKRLRVDLQENVEMGDHSQDHQRFEMTEIIAKLPKAQQELIFLKYFHDLQNKEIAALHNIPEGTVKSRLHTALSKLKHYFMEKGEH; this comes from the coding sequence TTGGATGAACAAGCATTAGTAAAGCGTGCCATCGCTGGTGATGAACAGGCATTTCTTTGCCTTATTCAAAACCATGAACAGACATTGTATCGTATTGCCTTTGCCTATTTAAGAAATGAACATGATGCTGTAGAAGCCGTTCAGGAAACAACCTATCGAAGCTTAAAAAAAATACATACTTTAAAAGAGGTAGCTTATTTTGGTACATGGCTTGTCCGAATTTTACTCAATATTTGCTATGATATGCGAGAAAAAAGATTACGTGTAGATTTACAGGAGAATGTAGAAATGGGTGATCATTCACAGGATCATCAACGCTTTGAAATGACAGAAATTATTGCAAAATTACCAAAAGCACAGCAGGAGCTCATTTTTCTTAAATATTTTCATGACTTACAAAACAAGGAGATTGCTGCACTACATAATATCCCCGAGGGTACGGTTAAATCTAGATTGCATACAGCACTAAGCAAGCTAAAACACTACTTTATGGAAAAGGGGGAGCATTAA